Proteins from a single region of Phycisphaeraceae bacterium D3-23:
- a CDS encoding methyltransferase yields the protein MANLPPPAPLIETPYCPGCGYNLRGQPAADLTQCPECGGNWAPGELLDRPPPPAVSSAQWTLAGIITALTVFILGYRLLVLNNLYQTSAFFIGLPALLAITLALTTRAKTATGICFKVTTMTLLISGIFLGEGFICCVMMAPLFFIVAGIIGMVIDHYHYRPKSGRLRLLLLPLLLLMALEGVSERLSFSPHATASATRLVDAPPHAVREQLANTPRFDRPMPALLQAGFPTPLEARGQGLNIGDSRNVVMGVHGHTGELALAVTENSEQHIRFKTLSDTTKISEWLAWRSATVELQPVGESQTRVTWTLHYERRLAPAWYFGPFQKIATTLAAGSLIDNLATPPAAQRTRPWQSPGLIRSLSLLAPVLLALILSAVYRRRRRLLIGAWLSLAWAFPAVVILNLVAIHGGWWSFNAQGAMWLGMPVDLLLGWAILWSVVPALLAPRLPLPIVALVLLWLDLLLMPWSAPVVQLGPMWQYADLAALCVVLVPAQWLARWTRQETHLPGRVLIHLAAFTGLFLVCIPLVLMEHTDLTLDGWRHQPGWLRGLWMQALALAALPGLAGVAAFYRYGKGTAVPYDPPKQLVTQDVYAYVRNPMQLALVLIYTVMAGALMNAWLLMAAGVVLAYGFGLARWHEDQQLRARYGEDWRRYRAAVRAWWPRFRPYVNDPQTPAIVYIDHACKPCAGVARWLERRAPVGLQVLDAQDAPGPLQRMTYQAGPTSPPEPGVAAIAACLQHLHLGWAAMGWALKLPGIRGAAQLLTDAAGGGQAQTRPAKPRHYNP from the coding sequence ATGGCAAACCTTCCCCCACCCGCCCCGCTTATAGAAACGCCCTACTGCCCGGGCTGTGGGTACAACCTGCGAGGCCAGCCCGCCGCCGACCTCACACAATGCCCCGAGTGTGGCGGGAACTGGGCCCCGGGCGAGTTGCTGGATCGCCCACCGCCCCCGGCTGTGTCGTCGGCGCAGTGGACTCTTGCAGGAATCATTACCGCGCTCACGGTTTTCATCCTCGGCTACCGGCTGCTCGTCCTCAACAACCTCTACCAGACCTCGGCCTTCTTCATCGGGCTGCCCGCCCTGCTCGCCATCACCCTCGCGCTCACGACCCGCGCCAAGACCGCGACCGGCATCTGCTTCAAAGTCACGACGATGACGCTGCTCATCTCCGGCATCTTCCTGGGCGAGGGGTTTATCTGCTGTGTCATGATGGCGCCGCTGTTCTTCATCGTCGCCGGGATCATCGGCATGGTCATCGACCACTACCACTATCGACCCAAATCGGGCCGGCTCCGGTTGCTGCTTCTGCCTCTCCTCTTGCTGATGGCCCTCGAAGGTGTCAGCGAGCGGCTAAGTTTCAGCCCCCACGCAACGGCGAGCGCCACCCGACTGGTCGATGCGCCGCCCCACGCCGTACGCGAACAACTCGCCAACACCCCGCGCTTCGATCGGCCCATGCCTGCGCTCCTCCAGGCCGGATTCCCGACCCCACTCGAAGCGCGCGGCCAAGGCCTCAACATCGGCGACTCGCGCAACGTCGTCATGGGCGTGCACGGCCACACCGGCGAACTCGCACTCGCGGTCACCGAGAACAGCGAACAACACATCCGATTCAAAACGCTCAGCGACACCACCAAGATCAGCGAGTGGCTCGCGTGGCGGTCGGCTACCGTTGAGCTTCAGCCCGTCGGCGAATCGCAGACGCGCGTCACCTGGACGCTGCACTACGAACGCCGACTCGCCCCGGCCTGGTACTTCGGGCCGTTCCAGAAAATCGCCACCACCCTCGCCGCCGGCTCGCTGATCGACAACCTCGCGACCCCGCCCGCCGCGCAGCGCACGCGGCCTTGGCAATCGCCCGGGCTCATCCGGTCCCTGAGTCTGCTCGCGCCTGTCCTGCTCGCGCTCATCCTCTCGGCCGTTTACCGCCGTCGGCGACGCCTGCTCATCGGCGCCTGGCTCTCGCTGGCCTGGGCCTTCCCCGCCGTCGTCATCCTCAACCTCGTCGCGATCCACGGCGGGTGGTGGTCCTTCAACGCCCAGGGCGCGATGTGGCTGGGCATGCCCGTCGACCTGCTGCTGGGGTGGGCCATCCTCTGGAGCGTCGTGCCCGCACTGCTCGCGCCCCGCCTGCCGCTGCCCATCGTCGCCCTCGTGCTGCTCTGGCTCGACCTGCTGCTGATGCCCTGGAGCGCGCCGGTCGTGCAGCTCGGCCCCATGTGGCAGTACGCCGACCTCGCCGCGCTCTGCGTCGTGCTGGTCCCCGCCCAGTGGCTCGCGCGATGGACACGTCAAGAGACCCACCTCCCGGGCCGAGTCCTGATCCACCTCGCGGCGTTCACCGGGCTCTTCCTCGTCTGCATCCCGCTCGTCCTGATGGAGCACACCGACCTCACACTCGACGGCTGGCGGCACCAGCCCGGCTGGCTGCGCGGCCTTTGGATGCAAGCACTCGCGCTCGCGGCGCTGCCCGGACTCGCAGGCGTCGCCGCGTTCTACCGCTACGGCAAAGGCACCGCCGTGCCCTACGACCCGCCCAAGCAACTCGTGACCCAAGACGTCTACGCCTACGTACGCAACCCGATGCAGCTCGCGCTCGTCCTGATCTACACCGTCATGGCCGGCGCGTTGATGAACGCCTGGCTGCTCATGGCAGCCGGCGTCGTCCTCGCGTACGGCTTTGGCCTCGCACGATGGCACGAAGACCAGCAGCTTCGGGCACGCTACGGCGAAGACTGGCGACGCTACCGCGCCGCAGTCCGCGCCTGGTGGCCCCGCTTTAGGCCGTACGTCAACGACCCCCAAACCCCCGCCATCGTCTACATCGACCACGCCTGCAAACCCTGCGCGGGCGTCGCACGCTGGCTTGAACGCCGGGCACCCGTCGGCCTGCAGGTCCTCGACGCCCAAGACGCCCCTGGCCCGCTGCAGCGCATGACCTACCAGGCCGGCCCCACGTCACCCCCCGAGCCCGGCGTCGCCGCAATCGCCGCCTGCCTGCAGCACCTCCACCTCGGCTGGGCCGCCATGGGCTGGGCCCTCAAGCTCCCCGGCATCCGCGGGGCCGCTCAACTCCTCACCGACGCCGCCGGCGGCGGGCAGGCGCAGACACGCCCCGCCAAACCCAGACACTACAATCCGTAA
- a CDS encoding restriction endonuclease, protein MASKSSGADDFLDELFAMFKALPWWIGPIFVGLAFLLFRFVFPYVLHAIDAAFDSPIKLGTMLATLSSLLAPLFAGITALVWVAALVHKRIDAQRLDKQRSIDTIRELSWREFEQLLAEAYRRQGYRVTDTGQTHGHAQPDGGIDLVLDRDGQRTLVQCKHWKTQKVGVKTARELYGVVASQHADRGVLITSGRFTQQTHDFAQDLPLNLIDGPQLQTLIHSVQRPRNSAPSPAPSDQLSIINQKSEIPACPRCQSPMTRRTARKGPTAGQQFWGCTTYPKCKGTRAMGAV, encoded by the coding sequence ATGGCTTCTAAATCTTCCGGTGCCGACGATTTCCTCGACGAACTATTCGCGATGTTCAAAGCCCTCCCCTGGTGGATCGGCCCGATCTTCGTCGGCCTCGCGTTCCTCCTCTTCCGCTTCGTCTTCCCCTACGTCCTTCACGCCATCGACGCGGCATTCGACAGCCCCATCAAACTCGGCACGATGTTAGCGACCCTCTCTAGCTTGCTCGCCCCACTGTTCGCAGGCATCACCGCACTCGTCTGGGTGGCCGCGCTTGTCCACAAACGCATCGACGCCCAACGACTCGACAAGCAACGCAGCATCGACACCATCCGCGAACTCTCGTGGCGAGAATTCGAACAGCTCCTCGCAGAGGCCTACCGACGACAGGGCTACCGCGTTACCGACACCGGCCAGACCCACGGCCACGCCCAGCCCGACGGCGGCATCGACCTCGTCCTCGACCGCGACGGCCAACGCACCCTCGTCCAGTGCAAACACTGGAAAACCCAAAAGGTCGGCGTTAAAACCGCCCGCGAGCTCTACGGCGTCGTCGCCAGCCAACACGCCGACCGTGGCGTCCTCATCACCTCCGGCCGCTTCACCCAACAAACCCACGACTTCGCCCAGGACCTCCCGCTCAACCTGATTGATGGCCCCCAACTCCAAACCCTCATCCACTCCGTCCAACGCCCCCGGAACTCCGCCCCATCCCCAGCTCCCTCCGATCAATTATCAATCATCAATCAAAAATCAGAGATTCCCGCCTGCCCCCGCTGCCAATCCCCCATGACCCGACGCACCGCCCGCAAAGGCCCCACCGCCGGGCAACAGTTCTGGGGCTGCACCACCTACCCGAAGTGCAAGGGAACGCGGGCGATGGGGGCGGTCTAA